The following coding sequences lie in one Alloacidobacterium dinghuense genomic window:
- a CDS encoding 2Fe-2S iron-sulfur cluster-binding protein, translated as MAEMKAALTTFGVAPERIHVEIFNGSEAMTPGVVGTTTRAPHLPKGEADTGPLVSFARSGIAAHWNASVYQSILELAEACDVPVRWSCRTGVCHNCESGLASGAVVYGPEPLDKPADGNVLVCCSQPISDVVIDL; from the coding sequence ATGGCTGAGATGAAAGCGGCGCTCACAACCTTTGGCGTGGCGCCGGAGCGGATTCACGTCGAAATTTTTAACGGCAGCGAGGCGATGACACCTGGTGTCGTCGGTACAACAACGCGAGCTCCGCATCTTCCCAAGGGCGAGGCCGACACCGGTCCGCTGGTGTCGTTCGCGCGCAGCGGCATCGCTGCACACTGGAATGCCTCGGTCTACCAGAGCATTTTGGAACTGGCGGAGGCGTGCGACGTACCGGTCCGTTGGTCGTGCCGTACCGGTGTTTGTCACAACTGTGAGAGCGGTTTGGCTTCGGGGGCGGTCGTCTACGGACCGGAGCCACTCGACAAGCCCGCTGATGGCAACGTTCTCGTTTGCTGCTCCCAACCGATAAGCGACGTCGTCATCGATTTGTGA